One segment of Synchiropus splendidus isolate RoL2022-P1 chromosome 4, RoL_Sspl_1.0, whole genome shotgun sequence DNA contains the following:
- the trib1 gene encoding tribbles homolog 1, with amino-acid sequence MNLQWSSPVPSIRAGRAAHKRLDSDDHPPAKCARLSVESGDSPVLAAAPGSPVSPVPHPVPAAHQGPSRIGAFLLLPLADRDNLHSAMNTDTGDELLCKVYNMGVYQEKVRAYGILPPHKNVAGIRDIILGEHKAYVFLDKDFGDMHTLVKSCRRLEEGQACRLFRQVALAVAHCHQAGIVLGDLKLRKFVFANVKRTHVRLESLDDCRILEDPNNDFMSDTHGCPAYVSPEILSGSTPYSGKMADMWSLGVMLYTMLVGRYPFHDPDPGTLFSKIRRGQCCLPEGLSPRAKCLILSLLRKEPSERLTATELLTHPWFHQPPSSQEVAPGEQEVTTTEQMVPSFDVVEEDDLFC; translated from the exons ATGAACTTGCAGTGGAGCAGTCCGGTTCCGAGCATCCGCGCCGGGAGGGCAGCGCACAAGCGGCTGGATTCTGACGACCATCCGCCGGCTAAGTGCGCCAGGCTGAGCGTGGAGTCGGGGGACTCCCCGGTGCTCGCCGCTGCCCCCGGTTCTCCAGTCAGTCCGGTCCCCCACCCGGTGCCAGCCGCTCACCAGGGTCCGTCCCGGATCGGAGCGTTCCTGCTCCTTCCTCTGGCGGACAGAGACAACCTGCACAGCGCCATGAACACCGACACGGGCGACGAGCTTCTGTGCAAG GTCTACAACATGGGGGTGTATCAGGAAAAGGTCAGAGCCTATGGGATCCTGCCGCCTCACAAGAATGTGGCTGGCATCAGGGACATCATCCTCGGCGAACACAAGGCTTACGTGTTCCTGGACAAGGATTTTGGGGACATGCACACGCTGGTGAAAAGCTGCCGCAGGCTGGAGGAGGGGcaggcctgcagactgtttcGTCAGGTGGCGCTGGCCGTGGCTCACTGCCACCAAGCCGGCATCGTGCTGGGCGACCTCAAGCTGCGCAAGTTTGTCTTTGCTAATGTGAAAAG GACACATGTAAGGCTAGAGAGCCTGGATGACTGTCGCATCCTAGAAGACCCAAACAACGACTTCATGTCAGACACCCACGGTTGCCCCGCCTACGTCAGCCCAGAGATCCTCAGCGGCTCTACCCCTTACTCTGGTAAAATGGCCGACATGTGGAGCCTCGGAGTCATGCTGTACACCATGCTAGTCGGCCGCTACCCCTTCCATGACCCCGATCCAGGCACCTTGTTTTCCAAAATTCGCAGAGGCCAGTGCTGTCTGCCAGAGGGCTTGTCGCCCAGGGCCAAATGTCTGATCCTGAGCCTTCTGAGGAAAGAGCCCAGCGAGAGACTCACTGCAACAGAACTGCTCACTCACCCGTGGTTCCACCAGCCGCCCTCGTCGCAGGAAGTGGCGCCCggtgaacaggaagtgaccacGACTGAACAGATGGTGCCATCCTTTGACGTAGTCGAGGAggatgaccttttctgctga
- the lratd2a gene encoding protein LRATD2a: protein MGNQVDKLSHQSYAEVPTVEPNGADPDDGSRIGVSYIFSNDEDDAVDEEDPSQEEKLYSRYEEVECAVYHRGECVFEKRCSPEVYSPENLLNKCKAGDLVEFVATGQSPHWAVYVGDFQVVHLHRAQVKSSFLTDASRGRRCRIVNELYRFRALSPDVVVQNAVEQVGLKERDLSWRNSECFAAWCRFARREFKTGVEVRIGERPYQLKVHLSDKRSHVLHFQSLEDAVMEKRRNEHLGRTAVCRQLWAHSLPRVDPSSP from the coding sequence ATGGGGAACCAGGTGGACAAACTGTCGCATCAAAGTTACGCTGAAGTTCCCACCGTGGAGCCAAACGGCGCGGATCCGGACGACGGTTCCCGAATCGGCGTCTCTTATATTTTCTCCAACGACGAAGACGACGCGGTGGATGAGGAGGATCCGAGCCAGGAGGAGAAGCTCTACAGCCGCTATGAAGAGGTGGAGTGCGCCGTGTACCACCGGGGCGAGTGCGTGTTCGAGAAGCGGTGCAGCCCGGAGGTGTACTCCCCGGAGAACCTGCTCAACAAGTGCAAGGCGGGGGACCTGGTGGAGTTCGTGGCCACGGGTCAGTCCCCGCACTGGGCCGTGTACGTGGGAGACTTCCAGGTGGTCCACCTGCACCGCGCCCAGGTGAAGAGCAGCTTCCTGACGGACGCCAGCCGCGGCAGGCGGTGCCGGATCGTCAACGAGCTCTACCGCTTCCGCGCGCTGAGTCCGGACGTGGTGGTTCAGAACGCCGTGGAGCAGGTGGGTCTGAAGGAGCGGGACTTGAGCTGGAGGAACTCCGAGTGCTTCGCTGCGTGGTGCCGCTTCGCCAGGAGGGAGTTCAAGACGGGGGTGGAGGTCCGCATCGGCGAGCGGCCCTACCAGCTTAAGGTCCACCTGTCCGACAAACGCTCGCACGTGCTGCACTTCCAGAGTCTGGAGGACGCGGTGATGGAGAAGCGCAGGAACGAGCACTTGGGCCGGACCGCGGTGTGTCGGCAGCTCTGGGCTCACAGTCTCCCACGCGTGGACCCTTCCTCTCCATAG